A single window of Salvia splendens isolate huo1 chromosome 6, SspV2, whole genome shotgun sequence DNA harbors:
- the LOC121806326 gene encoding auxin-responsive protein IAA14-like, protein MEVGLNLKETELCLGLPGGGGDIKTSGKRGFSETVDLKLNLKETVDNSSSSTSPLKDPAKPLPKAQVLGWPPVRSFRKNVMATQKSEEAALVKVSMDGAPYLRKVDLKMYTSYKELSDALAKMFSSFTMGNYGSQGMIDFMNEGKLMDLLNTSDYVPSYEDKDGDWMLVGDVPWEMFVESCKRLRIMKGSEAIGLAPRAMEKCMSRC, encoded by the exons ATGGAAGTTGGCCTGAATTTGAAGGAAACTGAGCTGTGCCTGGGCCTTCCCGGCGGCGGAGGTGACATCAAGACCAGCGGCAAGAGAGGCTTCTCAGAAACCGTTGATCTCAAACTCAATCTGAAGGAGACCGTCGACAATTCctcatcttcaacctctccTCTTAAGGATCCAGCCAAACCTCTGCCCAA GGCACAAGTGTTGGGATGGCCACCCGTGCGGTCATTCCGTAAAAACGTGATGGCGACGCAGAAGAGCGAGGAGGCGGCGTTGGTGAAGGTGTCGATGGATGGAGCGCCGTATCTTCGGAAGGTGGACTTGAAAATGTACACGAGCTACAAAGAGCTCTCTGATGCCTTGGCAAAGATGTTCAGCTCTTTCACCATGG GTAATTATGGAAGCCAAGGTATGATAGATTTCATGAATGAAGGGAAATTAATGGATTTGTTGAACACTTCTGATTACGTTCCCAGTTATGAGGATAAGGATGGCGACTGGATGCTCGTCGGGGATGTTCCATGGGA GATGTTTGTTGAGTCTTGTAAGCGTCTCCGCATTATGAAGGGATCTGAAGCCATTGGACTTG CACCAAGAGCTATGGAGAAATGCATGAGCAGGTGCTGA
- the LOC121808375 gene encoding phosphatidate cytidylyltransferase 1-like isoform X2 → MDRDTGSGGPSTPSGPTARLRRRKGSNEVPPEVETNGDRLLFKDRNKYKSMLIRTYSTVWMIGGFVSIIYLGHLYIWAMVVVIQIFMAKELFNLLRKAHEDRQLPGFRLLNWHFFFTVMLFVYGRILSQRLVNTVTMDKFLYKLVGRLIKYHMVTCYFLYIAGFMWFILTLKKKMYKYQFSQYAWTHMILIVVFTQSAFTVANIFEGIFWFLLPASLIVINDIAAYIFGFFFGRTPLIKLSPRKTWEGFIGASFATMISAFMLANILGRFQWLTCPRKDLSTGWLECDPGPLFKPEYFTVPQWFPEWDFGDSIPGHGGITDRMDCQMVMAVFAYIYHQSFIVPQSLSIEMIMDQILMNLTFEEQRALYTKLGQIIMEKQFGES, encoded by the exons ATGGACAGGGATACTGGTTCTGGTGGTCCATCAACACCTAGTGGGCCTACTGCACGGTTACGTAGGCGGAAAGGCTCAAATGAG GTTCCTCCAGAAGTTGAAACAAATGGCGATCGTTTACTTTTCAAAGACCGTAACAAGTACAAGTCAATGTTAATCCGCACATATTCAACTGTTTGGATGATTGGAGGCTTTGTCTCGATAATATACTTGGGTCACCTTTATATATGGGCCATGGTAGTGGTTATTCAAATATTTATGGCTAAGGAGCTGTTCAATTTGCTTAGGAAGGCACATGAAGACCGGCAACTCCCTGGTTTTAGGCTCTTGAATTG GCACTTCTTCTTCACAGTCATGCTTTTTGTATACGGTCGAATTCTCAGTCAAAGGCTTGTGAATACTGTGACTATGGACAAATTTTTGTATAAGCTGGTGGGAAGGCTTATAAAGTATCATATGGTTACCTGTTATTTCTTGTATATCGCAG GTTTTATGTGGTTCATCCTTACATTAAAGAAGAAGATGTACAAATATCAGTTTAGCCAATACGCTTGGACGCATATGATTTTGATTGTGGTGTTTACCCAATCAGCCTTTACAGTGGCTAATATTTTTGAAGGAATATTCTG GTTCCTTCTTCCAGCATCACTTATTGTCATCAATGACATTGCTGCTTACATTTTTGGGTTCTTCTTCGGGAGAACTCCTTTGATCAAACTCTCACCAAGGAAAACATGGGAAGGCTTTATTGGAGCGTCTTTTGCAACTATGATCTCGGCCTTTATG ctGGCAAATATATTGGGTCGCTTCCAGTGGTTAACATGCCCAAGAAAG gatttgtcAACTGGTTGGCTTGAATGTGATCCTGGTCCACTGTTTAAGCCTGAGTATTTTACTGTCCCACAGTGGTTTCCTGAATGG gattttggAGATAGCATTCCTGGACATGGTGGTATCACAGATAGAATGGATTGCCAG ATGGTGATGGCCGTCTTTGCATACATATATCACCAATCGTTCATTGTACCACAGAGCCTGTCAATCGAGATGATCATGGACCAG ATTCTAATGAACCTGACGTTTGAGGAGCAGAGAGCACTATACACAAAACTCGGCCAGATTATCATGGAGAAGCAGTTTGGAGAATCCTGA
- the LOC121808375 gene encoding phosphatidate cytidylyltransferase 1-like isoform X1, producing MDRDTGSGGPSTPSGPTARLRRRKGSNEVPPEVETNGDRLLFKDRNKYKSMLIRTYSTVWMIGGFVSIIYLGHLYIWAMVVVIQIFMAKELFNLLRKAHEDRQLPGFRLLNWHFFFTVMLFVYGRILSQRLVNTVTMDKFLYKLVGRLIKYHMVTCYFLYIAGFMWFILTLKKKMYKYQFSQYAWTHMILIVVFTQSAFTVANIFEGIFWFLLPASLIVINDIAAYIFGFFFGRTPLIKLSPRKTWEGFIGASFATMISAFMLANILGRFQWLTCPRKDLSTGWLECDPGPLFKPEYFTVPQWFPEWFPWREISILPVQWHALCLGLFASIIAPFGGFFASGFKRAFKIKDFGDSIPGHGGITDRMDCQMVMAVFAYIYHQSFIVPQSLSIEMIMDQILMNLTFEEQRALYTKLGQIIMEKQFGES from the exons ATGGACAGGGATACTGGTTCTGGTGGTCCATCAACACCTAGTGGGCCTACTGCACGGTTACGTAGGCGGAAAGGCTCAAATGAG GTTCCTCCAGAAGTTGAAACAAATGGCGATCGTTTACTTTTCAAAGACCGTAACAAGTACAAGTCAATGTTAATCCGCACATATTCAACTGTTTGGATGATTGGAGGCTTTGTCTCGATAATATACTTGGGTCACCTTTATATATGGGCCATGGTAGTGGTTATTCAAATATTTATGGCTAAGGAGCTGTTCAATTTGCTTAGGAAGGCACATGAAGACCGGCAACTCCCTGGTTTTAGGCTCTTGAATTG GCACTTCTTCTTCACAGTCATGCTTTTTGTATACGGTCGAATTCTCAGTCAAAGGCTTGTGAATACTGTGACTATGGACAAATTTTTGTATAAGCTGGTGGGAAGGCTTATAAAGTATCATATGGTTACCTGTTATTTCTTGTATATCGCAG GTTTTATGTGGTTCATCCTTACATTAAAGAAGAAGATGTACAAATATCAGTTTAGCCAATACGCTTGGACGCATATGATTTTGATTGTGGTGTTTACCCAATCAGCCTTTACAGTGGCTAATATTTTTGAAGGAATATTCTG GTTCCTTCTTCCAGCATCACTTATTGTCATCAATGACATTGCTGCTTACATTTTTGGGTTCTTCTTCGGGAGAACTCCTTTGATCAAACTCTCACCAAGGAAAACATGGGAAGGCTTTATTGGAGCGTCTTTTGCAACTATGATCTCGGCCTTTATG ctGGCAAATATATTGGGTCGCTTCCAGTGGTTAACATGCCCAAGAAAG gatttgtcAACTGGTTGGCTTGAATGTGATCCTGGTCCACTGTTTAAGCCTGAGTATTTTACTGTCCCACAGTGGTTTCCTGAATGG TTTCCTTGGAGAGAGATTTCTATTTTACCTGTCCAGTGGCATGCATTATGTCTTGGTCTTTTTGCATCAATAATAGCACCTTTTGGAGGCTTTTTTGCCAGTGGCTTTAAACGGGCTTTCAAGATCAAG gattttggAGATAGCATTCCTGGACATGGTGGTATCACAGATAGAATGGATTGCCAG ATGGTGATGGCCGTCTTTGCATACATATATCACCAATCGTTCATTGTACCACAGAGCCTGTCAATCGAGATGATCATGGACCAG ATTCTAATGAACCTGACGTTTGAGGAGCAGAGAGCACTATACACAAAACTCGGCCAGATTATCATGGAGAAGCAGTTTGGAGAATCCTGA